In a genomic window of Gossypium arboreum isolate Shixiya-1 chromosome 7, ASM2569848v2, whole genome shotgun sequence:
- the LOC108482492 gene encoding potassium channel AKT1-like gives MFRGSVLCGQEEIEHLSRESSHYSLTTGIIPSLGARSIRRVKLRSYIISPHDRRYRVWETFLVLLVIYTAWVSPFEFGFLGKPDTPLAVTDNVVNGFFALDIILTFFVAYLDKATYLLIDDPKKIAWKYGTSWLAFDVISTIPSELARRISPKPLRSYGLFNMLRLWRLRRVSALFSRLEKDKNFNYFWVRCAKLICVTVFAVHCAGCFYYRIAARYRDPGRTWIGASMGDNFHVQSLSIRYVTSMYWSITTLTTVGYGDLHPVNTPEMIFDIFYMFFNLGLTAYLIGNMTNLVVHGTSRTRQFRDTIQAASSFAQRNQLPPRLLDQMVAHLSLKYRTDSEGLQQQETLDSLPKAIRSSISHYLFYSLVDNVYLFHGVSNDLLFQLVSEMKAEYFPPKEDVVLQNEAPTDFYILVTGAVDLLVRKNGVEQVVGEASAGDLCGEIGVLCYRPQLFTVRTKRLCQLLRLNRTTFLNIIQANVGDGTIIMNNLLQHLKDMDDPIMEGVLIETQNMLARGSMDLPLNLCFAAVKGDDSLLNKLLEKGHNANESDDNGRTPLHIAASKGSENCVLILLDHNADPNIKDSEGSVPLWEAILGGHDNIAKLLKDNGANINVGDVGHFACIAAEQNDLDLLKEIVRYGGNVTCPRHNGYTALHVAVCEGNVEIVKYLLEQGSDIDKRDIHGWTPRDLAAQQGHEDIETIFKSLTEKKKTQPIMTIPEKHEVRFLGRFTSEPVISTATSGDGLDGSSRGKSRRPRRKSSNFNNSLFGIMSQNVEKDLLLSVHQPKGMKDPLVKSSRVIITCPEKGDTIGKLVLVPGSMEELVEIGANKFGIFGGKVMNKGGGEIDDIEVIRDGDHLVFVSDGYMQQEINDTQNPQ, from the exons ATGTTTCGAGGGTCAGTACTATGCGGGCAAGAAGAGATAGAGCATCTCTCAAGAGAGAGCAGCCATTACAGTCTAACTACAGGGATAATCCCTTCGCTTGGTGCCAGAAGTATCCGCAGGGTTAAGCTCAGGAGCTATATTATTTCTCCTCACGATCGTCGTTACAG GGTATGGGAGACATTTTTGGTCCTATTAGTCATATACACTGCTTGGGTTTCACCATTCGAATTCGGGTTCCTCGGAAAGCCGGATACGCCACTCGCTGTTACCGATAATGTCGTTAATGGATTCTTTGCCTTGGATATTATCCTCACCTTCTTTGTTGCATACCTTGATAAAGCTACTTATCTCCTCATTGATGACCCTAAGAAGATTGCTTGGAAGTATGGCACTTCTTGGTTAGCTTTCGACGTTATATCCACTATACCATCGGAACTTGCTCGGAGAATTTCACCTAAGCCGCTGCGTTCGTATGGCTTGTTCAACATGCTTCGCCTTTGGCGCCTTCGTAGAGTTAGTGCCTTGTTCTCAAG ATTGGAGAAAGACAAGAACTTCAACTACTTTTGGGTTCGATGTGCGAAACTTATTTGC GTTACCGTTTTTGCTGTTCATTGTGCTGGATGTTTTTATTACCGTATTGCTGCAAGATACCGTGATCCTGGAAGAACATGGATTGGTGCATCTATGGGAGACAATTTCCATGTACAAAGCTTGTCTATTCGATATGTAACATCCATGTACTGGTCCATCACTACACTCACTACTGTTGGCTATGGTGATTTACATCCTGTGAATACCCCGGAGATGATATTCGACATTTTCTACATGTTCTTCAACCTCGGATTGACAGCATATTTGATTGGAAACATGACAAACTTAGTTGTCCATGGAACTAGCAGAACTAGACAATTT AGGGATACAATTCAAGCTGCTTCAAGCTTTGCTCAGAGAAACCAATTGCCTCCTCGCCTACTAGATCAGATGGTTGCACATTTAAGTCTAAAGTACCGCACTGATTCTGAAGGGCTGCAGCAGCAAGAGACTTTGGATTCCCTTCCTAAAGCCATCCGATCGAGCATTTCGCATTATCTATTCTACTCCCTTGTGGataatgtttacttgtttcaTGGGGTTTCTAATGATTTGCTGTTTCAGCTG GTCTCAGAAATGAAAGCTGAATATTTTCCTCCAAAAGAAGATGTCGTTCTACAAAATGAAGCACCTACAGATTTCTACATCCTTGTAACTGGTGCTGTG GACCTATTGGTTCGAAAAAATGGAGTTGAACAA GTTGTTGGAGAGGCATCAGCAGGTGACCTTTGTGGTGAGATTGGTGTACTTTGCTATAGACCACAACTCTTCACAGTACGTACGAAAAGATTATGCCAACTACTACGGCTAAACCGTACTACATTCCTTAATATCATTCAGGCTAATGTTGGAGATGGGACCATAATCATGAACAATCTTCTTCAG CATTTGAAAGACATGGATGATCCAATTATGGAAGGTGTTTTAATAGAGACACAGAACATGCTAGCTCGTGGCTCAATGGATTTGCCTCTCAATCTTTGCTTTGCAGCAGTCAAAGGAGACGACTCGTTGTTGAATAAGCTATTGGAAAAGGGGCACAATGCTAACGAGTCCGATGACAATGGAAGAACACCTCTG CATATAGCTGCATCCAAAGGAAGTGAGAATTGTGTTCTCATCTTACTTGATCATAATGCAGATCCTAACATTAAAG ATTCAGAAGGAAGTGTACCACTATGGGAGGCAATACTAGGTGGCCATGACAATATAGCCAAACTACTAAAAGACAATGGGGCAAACATCAATGTTGGTGATGTTGGTCATTTTGCCTGCATCGCTGCCGAGCAAAACGACTTGGACTTACTCAAAGAAATCGTTCGTTACGGCGGGAACGTCACGTGTCCTAGACACAACGGTTACACTGCTCTTCACGTCGCCGTATGTGAAGGAAACGTTGAAATAGTGAAATACCTATTGGAACAAGGCAGCGACATCGATAAACGCGATATCCATGGTTGGACACCAAGGGACCTAGCTGCACAACAAGGGCACGAAGACATCGAGACGATATTCAAATCATTAACCGAAAAGAAGAAAACTCAACCAATCATGACTATCCCAGAGAAGCATGAAGTACGTTTCCTCGGAAGGTTTACAAGCGAACCGGTCATATCCACGGCAACGTCTGGTGATGGTTTGGATGGATCATCAAGAGGCAAATCTCGACGACCGAGGCGTAAGAGCAGTAACTTCAACAACTCTCTGTTTGGTATAATGTCACAAAATGTCGAGAAGGATTTATTACTATCAGTTCATCAACCAAAAGGTATGAAGGATCCTTTAGTTAAATCAAGTAGAGTGATAATTACTTGCCCTGAAAAAGGAGACACCATTGGGAAGCTTGTTTTAGTACCTGGGAGCATGGAGGAATTGGTTGAGATTGGAGCTAATAAATTTGGGATATTTGGTGGTAAAGTGATGAACAAAGGAGGAGGCGAAATTGATGATATAGAAGTGATTAGAGATGGTGATCATCTTGTTTTTGTGAGTGATGGTTACATGCAACAAGAGATTAATGACACCCAAAACCCTCAATAA
- the LOC108476857 gene encoding cytochrome P450 734A1-like gives MFLVWFGPTVQVTVSDPDMIREILSSKSELYEKKEGHHLIKRLEGDGLLSLNGEKWGHHRKTITPIFHMENLKLLVPMVVQSVSEMVEKWGRSRSGEIEIEVCEWFQRLTEDVIMRTVFGSCYEDDDGKAIFRLQAQQMVLAAQALRIISLPAYR, from the exons ATGTTTCTGGTGTGGTTCGGTCCGACGGTTCAGGTGACAGTGTCGGATCCTGACATGATAAGGGAAATCTTGAGTTCCAAGTCTGAATTGTATGAAAAGAAGGAAGGTCATCATTTGATAAAACGGCTAGAAGGTGATGGCTTACTTAGTCTCAATGGTGAAAAATGGGGTCATCATAGAAAAACCATAACTCCCATTTTCCATATGGAGAATCTTAAA CTGCTGGTGCCGATGGTGGTACAAAGTGTGAGTGAAATGGTAGAGAAATGGGGGAGGAGCAGATCCGGGGAGATTGAAATTGAAGTTTGCGAATGGTTTCAGAGACTTACGGAAGATGTGATAATGCGTACGGTGTTTGGGAGCTGCTATGAAGATGATGATGGGAAAGCCATTTTTCGtttacaagcacaacaaatggtgCTTGCTGCTCAGGCTTTGCGAATTATTTCCTTACCTGCCTATAGGTAA
- the LOC128295572 gene encoding cytochrome P450 734A1-like has translation MDWEIKRSLMKLIERRKIDTKGVMQENGAKNLVGLMMQPSSNITVDDMVEECKTFLFAGKHTTSNLLTWTTVLLAMHPQWQVQAREEVIRVCGSRAVPTKDDVVKLKTVSP, from the coding sequence ATGGACTGGGAGATTAAGAGGTCGTTGATGAAGCTGATCGAGCGCCGGAAAATCGATACGAAGGGCGTAATGCAAGAGAATGGGGCCAAGAATTTGGTGGGATTGATGATGCAACCCTCTTCTAATATCACCGTCGACGACATGGTTGAAGAATGCAAGACCTTTTTATTCGCCGGCAAACACACCACTTCCAATTTGCTGACTTGGACCACTGTTCTTCTAGCAATGCACCCGCAGTGGCAGGTTCAGGCACGTGAGGAGGTGATAAGGGTGTGCGGATCACGTGCTGTTCCCACCAAAGATGATGTTGTTAAGCTTAAGACGGTAAGCCCCTAA